DNA sequence from the Arthrobacter sp. V1I9 genome:
AGGTTTCGGCGATCACCAGGGGCACGGCGATCCACCAGGCGTCCCAGTTCAGCGATGCAACCCAGCGCCAGGCGATGTAGTTGACGCCGGTGATGACGGTCAGCACCACCACCAGCCGGGTGAAGAACCGGGTCATCCAGCTGCTTCTTCCGGCAGCCGGCGGACAACGACCACCGTTACGTCATCCTCGGCGGTTTCGGCCGGTGCCAGGGCCAGGATGGCGCTGCTGGCTGCCTGGGCCGACTCCTGGCTTTGGGCGGCGCTGCGGACGGCGTCGGTGAAGTCCTCCACGGACTCGAAGACGTCCAGCACGCCGTCGCTGACCACCACCAGGGAATCCCCCGGGGCGAGTTCCATGCTGGATTGCGGCCACTGGGTCCCGGCCCAGGCGCCGACGGGCGGGCCGCCGGAAGGGAGCCTGACGGCAGCGCCGCCGGACCGGACGTGCAGCGCCAGCCCGTGCCCGGCGTCGACATAGCTGACCGTTCCGGACGCAGCCTCGAGCCGCGCGTGGAACAGGGTGACAAAGGAGTTGGAGGAGTCCAGGTCCGTGGCTATCGACTTGCTGGCGGAGGCGAAGGCGCCGTCCAGGTCCTGCCGGTGGCCCATGGAGCGCATCACGGCGCGGACTGTTGCCGCGATGAGCGCGGCACCCATGCCCTTGCCCATGGCGTCGGCGAAGGTCAGGTGCAGCCCGTCCGGGGTCTGGTACCAGTCGTAGAAGTCCCCGCCCACGCTGCGGGAGGGGCGGAACATACCGGCGACGTCGTAACCATCAACCCGGATGTCTTCCTTGGGAAGGAGGCTTTGCTGGACTTCCGTGGCACGCTCCAGCTCACCGCGGGCCGCCGAATCGGCAGCAGCGGACGGGCGCCGGCGGAAGAGGGCGTTGATGCGGGACTGCAGCTCACGGGGGCTGAACGGCTTGCTGATGTACTCGTCTGCCCCGTTGTCCAGGCCGGTCAGTTTGTCCAATTCGTCAGCGCGGGCGGTGAGCATCACGATGAAGGCGTCCGAAAACTGGCGGAGCAGCTTGCAGACTTCCAAGCCGTCGATGTCTGGCAAG
Encoded proteins:
- a CDS encoding PP2C family protein-serine/threonine phosphatase; the encoded protein is MVSPPEPRRAVVIEDDPDIRGLLVRVLVKQGFDVTEAGAGLPGVEEVRRRKPDLVTLDLNLPDIDGLEVCKLLRQFSDAFIVMLTARADELDKLTGLDNGADEYISKPFSPRELQSRINALFRRRPSAAADSAARGELERATEVQQSLLPKEDIRVDGYDVAGMFRPSRSVGGDFYDWYQTPDGLHLTFADAMGKGMGAALIAATVRAVMRSMGHRQDLDGAFASASKSIATDLDSSNSFVTLFHARLEAASGTVSYVDAGHGLALHVRSGGAAVRLPSGGPPVGAWAGTQWPQSSMELAPGDSLVVVSDGVLDVFESVEDFTDAVRSAAQSQESAQAASSAILALAPAETAEDDVTVVVVRRLPEEAAG